A single window of Paenibacillus sp. FSL H8-0537 DNA harbors:
- a CDS encoding MFS transporter — MTANQPASAFSLLSNRFVQAILMPTLFLQIGIWVRNIAVLLYVKKMTNDDAFAVSLISVAEFAPIFVFSFIGGTFADRWRPKKTMVWCDLLSALSILAVLFAMENGTWHAVFFATLVSAILSQFSQPAGMKLFKLHVPEHLVQTGMSLYQTLFAVFMIFGPVVGTFVYQSYGIETAIGVTGAAFLLSAASLAFLPHDRNDAGEQQNSRVLEDIKAGFRYVWSSKILRTLGGGFIAAGLGLGLIQPMGIFLITERLGKPEDYLQWFLLVNGIAMIIGGVLAMSFSSKLSPQKLLALGMTVDSLAMIAMGLSKDYWFTLGLQFISGFALPCIQIGINTLILQNTKESFIGRVNGILTPMFMGSMVITMMLSGLMKNAISLTPMYIIAGLFFLAGVAILLPLFKLQSGIKPLAEKALAE, encoded by the coding sequence ATGACAGCCAATCAACCTGCTTCAGCATTTTCGCTGTTAAGCAATCGATTTGTGCAAGCGATATTGATGCCCACTTTATTTTTGCAAATCGGCATCTGGGTACGGAATATCGCGGTTCTGCTTTATGTGAAAAAAATGACTAATGATGATGCATTTGCCGTGTCCCTCATCTCCGTAGCGGAATTCGCGCCCATCTTCGTATTTTCGTTTATTGGCGGGACGTTCGCAGACCGCTGGCGACCCAAGAAAACGATGGTATGGTGCGACCTGTTAAGCGCCCTATCCATTCTAGCCGTGCTATTCGCCATGGAAAATGGGACTTGGCATGCCGTCTTTTTTGCAACATTAGTTTCAGCCATCTTGTCTCAATTTTCTCAGCCTGCTGGCATGAAGCTGTTCAAGCTGCATGTTCCTGAGCATTTAGTACAGACGGGGATGTCGCTATATCAAACGCTGTTCGCCGTATTTATGATTTTCGGCCCCGTCGTTGGGACATTTGTCTACCAAAGCTACGGCATCGAGACGGCCATTGGTGTAACGGGAGCAGCCTTTCTACTATCTGCTGCTTCGCTAGCTTTCCTGCCGCATGATCGAAACGATGCTGGGGAGCAGCAAAATTCCCGGGTGCTGGAGGACATTAAGGCCGGCTTCCGCTACGTATGGTCAAGTAAAATTCTGCGTACACTCGGCGGCGGCTTCATTGCTGCTGGACTTGGCCTCGGCTTGATTCAACCAATGGGCATTTTCCTTATTACGGAGCGGCTCGGGAAACCGGAGGATTATTTGCAGTGGTTTCTATTAGTGAACGGCATAGCCATGATTATCGGCGGCGTGCTTGCGATGAGCTTCTCCAGCAAACTATCGCCGCAGAAGCTTCTGGCGCTTGGCATGACGGTCGACAGCCTAGCAATGATCGCTATGGGACTATCGAAGGATTACTGGTTCACGCTTGGTCTTCAGTTTATAAGCGGTTTTGCGCTGCCATGCATCCAAATTGGCATTAATACTTTGATTTTACAAAATACAAAGGAATCCTTTATCGGCCGCGTAAATGGCATTCTAACTCCGATGTTCATGGGCTCGATGGTCATTACGATGATGCTGTCGGGTTTAATGAAAAATGCCATTTCGCTCACGCCTATGTATATCATTGCAGGTTTATTTTTCCTTGCAGGTGTAGCCATTCTCCTTCCATTATTTAAGTTGCAGAGCGGAATTAAGCCTTTGGCAGAGAAGGCTTTGGCTGAGTAG
- a CDS encoding sugar ABC transporter permease, protein MKSLSLRNNLVGYTFISPFVIGFLIFTLIPAAASLYFSFTDYDLLSAPSWIGLENYTSMFTSDDRYMQSLKVTMLYVFLGVPLRLIFALFVAMILNTTSKAVGLYRTVYYLPSIIGGSVAVSIMWRNLFGDQGVINVMLNSIGIDSVRWFGDPNAALFMLVTLSVWQFGSSMLIFLAGLKNIPTELYEASGVDGAGFFTKFFRITLPMLTPIILFNLIMQLISAFMTFVPAYIISKGEGGPLDGTLLYSLYLFRQAFVFFDMGYASAMAWVMLIIVGVLTAAVFATSKLWVHYETEGGR, encoded by the coding sequence ATGAAATCATTGTCCTTGCGTAATAATCTCGTTGGTTATACCTTTATATCTCCATTTGTCATTGGCTTTCTTATTTTCACCCTTATACCTGCGGCTGCGTCCCTTTATTTCTCCTTTACGGATTATGATTTGCTGTCCGCGCCGAGCTGGATAGGGCTTGAAAATTATACTTCTATGTTTACCTCGGATGACCGCTATATGCAATCGCTTAAGGTGACGATGCTTTACGTGTTTCTGGGTGTTCCACTGCGGCTGATTTTCGCTTTATTCGTCGCTATGATCTTGAATACAACCTCGAAAGCTGTCGGGTTATATAGAACGGTGTATTATTTGCCTTCAATTATTGGAGGAAGCGTCGCAGTATCGATTATGTGGCGGAACTTGTTCGGTGATCAAGGGGTTATCAACGTGATGCTGAACTCGATAGGAATAGACAGCGTGCGCTGGTTCGGTGATCCCAATGCCGCATTGTTTATGCTCGTAACGCTATCGGTATGGCAGTTTGGTTCTTCCATGTTGATTTTCCTAGCGGGGCTGAAAAATATCCCGACTGAATTGTATGAAGCATCCGGTGTTGATGGTGCAGGCTTCTTTACAAAGTTTTTCCGCATCACGTTGCCAATGCTGACTCCGATTATTTTGTTCAATCTGATTATGCAATTAATTAGTGCTTTCATGACCTTCGTTCCAGCCTACATTATTTCCAAAGGCGAGGGCGGTCCGCTAGATGGCACGCTGCTGTATTCCTTGTATCTGTTCCGTCAAGCCTTCGTATTCTTCGATATGGGTTATGCATCGGCTATGGCATGGGTTATGCTCATCATCGTTGGTGTTTTGACAGCGGCAGTATTCGCAACATCCAAGCTATGGGTTCACTATGAAACAGAAGGAGGCCGCTAA
- a CDS encoding carbohydrate ABC transporter permease: MILKKFKWPIYHIFVGLLAIVMVYPVIWLLMSSFKPSNLIFTTSSSLIPDPWIWSNYVTGWIGSSGQSFMSFITNSLEIVILSTIGAVLSSAFIAFGFARLQFKGRAIWFAIMMVTLMLPHDVVLVPQYIMFSKLGWIGTISPIVVPQYFGVPFFIFLMVQFIRTIPREMDEAATIDGVGKFGLFLRIILPLIIPALATASIFSFYWRWEDLMGPLLYLNKPSAYTVSLGLKMFLDSESVSNWGAMFAMSIVSLIPVLGVFFLFQRYIVEGISTSGLK, encoded by the coding sequence ATGATACTTAAAAAATTTAAGTGGCCGATTTATCACATTTTTGTTGGTCTGCTGGCGATCGTTATGGTGTATCCTGTTATTTGGCTGCTCATGAGCTCCTTTAAGCCTAGTAATCTTATTTTTACAACATCGAGCTCACTCATTCCTGATCCATGGATTTGGAGCAACTACGTTACGGGATGGATTGGGTCCTCTGGACAATCTTTCATGAGCTTTATTACAAACTCGCTGGAAATCGTTATTCTCTCGACGATTGGAGCGGTATTGTCTTCCGCTTTTATCGCCTTTGGCTTCGCACGTCTGCAATTTAAGGGTAGAGCGATCTGGTTCGCTATTATGATGGTTACGCTTATGCTGCCACATGACGTAGTACTTGTTCCGCAATACATTATGTTCTCCAAGCTAGGCTGGATTGGTACGATTTCGCCAATTGTTGTCCCTCAATACTTCGGTGTTCCATTTTTCATCTTCCTGATGGTTCAATTTATACGGACCATTCCAAGAGAGATGGATGAAGCAGCTACGATTGACGGAGTTGGGAAGTTTGGATTGTTTTTACGAATTATTCTGCCGCTTATTATTCCGGCTCTGGCAACCGCTTCGATCTTTTCCTTCTACTGGCGTTGGGAAGATTTAATGGGTCCGTTGCTTTACCTGAATAAACCAAGCGCTTATACCGTATCACTAGGCTTGAAAATGTTCCTCGACAGCGAAAGTGTATCCAACTGGGGTGCCATGTTCGCGATGTCGATCGTAAGCTTGATTCCGGTGTTAGGTGTATTCTTCTTATTCCAGCGTTATATTGTTGAAGGAATAAGCACAAGCGGGTTGAAATAG
- a CDS encoding glycoside hydrolase family 88 protein, with protein sequence MPQLQFDEQHIREVIDKVVDRTFRMDFGWDWPGGVAFFGVCEAYEATGNEKYLTLLKEWVDEKLEDDLPKLSVNGVSIGHALITLYKATDDRKYLDIAIKMADYLQNDAVRFAEGIFQHTVNSETYNFPEQAWVDTMMMAGYFLIRMGELLGREDYLEDGLLQYHGHERVLQDPVSNLYYHGWDNIAQNHMSSIFWARGNGWAALTMAKALPLIAVQHPSFMIIEGSLRDQAATLVRLQSEKGLWHTIVTDPASYEETSGSAGIGVGLFTFGSLYNKYIQKSIDGILEQITEDGAVQGVSAGTAVMNDAEGYKGVSCKRIQGWGQGLTLAFLATVLQSKKREFS encoded by the coding sequence ATGCCACAGCTGCAATTTGATGAACAGCATATACGTGAAGTAATCGATAAAGTCGTAGACCGTACGTTTCGTATGGATTTTGGCTGGGATTGGCCCGGCGGCGTCGCATTCTTCGGCGTATGTGAAGCTTATGAGGCAACGGGAAATGAAAAATACTTAACGCTGCTAAAAGAATGGGTAGACGAGAAGCTTGAGGACGATCTTCCTAAGCTTTCGGTTAATGGCGTATCCATTGGCCACGCTCTCATTACGTTATATAAGGCAACCGATGACCGTAAGTATTTAGATATTGCAATTAAAATGGCAGATTATTTGCAAAACGATGCGGTACGGTTTGCAGAAGGCATTTTTCAGCATACGGTTAATTCTGAAACCTACAATTTTCCTGAGCAGGCGTGGGTTGATACGATGATGATGGCAGGCTACTTCCTCATTCGCATGGGCGAGCTTCTGGGGCGGGAAGATTATTTGGAGGACGGACTGCTGCAATATCATGGACATGAGCGTGTATTGCAAGACCCTGTCAGCAACTTGTATTATCATGGCTGGGATAATATTGCACAAAACCATATGTCGAGCATTTTCTGGGCACGCGGCAATGGCTGGGCTGCGCTTACGATGGCCAAAGCGCTTCCGCTCATTGCCGTACAGCACCCATCCTTTATGATTATTGAAGGGTCGCTGCGCGATCAGGCAGCTACGCTAGTGCGCCTGCAATCAGAGAAGGGACTCTGGCATACGATTGTGACCGACCCTGCCTCCTATGAGGAAACATCCGGTTCGGCAGGCATCGGGGTAGGCTTGTTCACTTTCGGGTCGCTGTACAATAAATACATCCAGAAGTCGATTGACGGCATTTTGGAGCAAATTACTGAAGATGGCGCTGTACAAGGTGTATCGGCTGGTACGGCTGTTATGAATGATGCGGAAGGCTATAAAGGAGTATCCTGTAAACGGATTCAAGGCTGGGGCCAAGGGCTGACACTCGCTTTCCTGGCAACGGTGCTGCAATCTAAAAAACGAGAGTTTTCGTAG
- a CDS encoding extracellular solute-binding protein codes for MKKQAKKVVLALMASALMLATACGSNAGTNSGTGTNTGTNSGGGDKPITLRMSWWGSETRHEYTKKVIDLYKTKNPNVTIEVEYANYDDYWKKIAPQAAANELPDIMQIDTGYYAQYAGKDQLADLTPYFGKEIDVTNISENALNGGKLGDGVYGMNLGVNSLGFHYDPATLAKAGVDSIPENWSWDDYLSMAAKAKENGIYIDGGMRAEVFFGYYLRTVGKKLYNEAGNGLGYEDDQLFVDFFGKLADLVKSGAAPTPDTLAQIKGVEDDMTVKGTQVGVWQWSNQFVALQQAVNRPMKIASMLNPGAKEGLYLKPSMFFSISKNSKAKEEAAKFINFFVNDADANKLILGERGVPVSSVIKEELKPLLSPEQVQVFDYVAWSEENSSPMDPVDPIGAIEVFASLKSLTEQLNYGQISAEDAAKKFRSEAENVLKKNK; via the coding sequence ATGAAGAAGCAAGCTAAAAAAGTTGTTCTCGCCCTCATGGCGTCCGCACTCATGCTGGCTACCGCTTGTGGCAGCAACGCAGGAACGAATTCGGGAACAGGCACAAATACAGGTACGAACAGCGGTGGCGGCGATAAGCCGATAACACTTCGCATGTCATGGTGGGGCTCTGAAACACGTCACGAATACACGAAAAAAGTCATTGACCTTTATAAAACAAAAAATCCAAATGTAACGATTGAAGTGGAATATGCAAACTACGATGACTATTGGAAAAAAATCGCTCCGCAAGCGGCAGCTAATGAGCTTCCAGACATTATGCAAATTGATACTGGCTATTATGCACAGTATGCAGGTAAAGACCAGCTAGCAGACCTTACACCTTACTTCGGCAAAGAAATTGATGTAACAAACATTTCTGAAAATGCTTTGAACGGTGGTAAATTGGGCGATGGCGTGTATGGGATGAACCTTGGCGTCAACTCTCTAGGTTTCCATTACGATCCGGCAACACTTGCTAAAGCTGGCGTAGACAGCATCCCGGAAAATTGGTCGTGGGATGATTATCTGTCCATGGCGGCGAAAGCGAAAGAGAACGGCATTTACATCGACGGCGGCATGCGCGCAGAAGTATTCTTCGGCTACTACCTCCGTACAGTTGGCAAGAAGCTTTATAATGAAGCAGGCAATGGACTAGGCTATGAAGATGACCAATTGTTCGTAGATTTCTTTGGCAAACTGGCGGATCTCGTGAAATCCGGCGCAGCGCCAACTCCAGATACACTCGCTCAAATTAAGGGTGTTGAGGATGATATGACGGTAAAAGGCACGCAAGTCGGCGTGTGGCAGTGGTCCAACCAGTTTGTTGCCCTTCAGCAAGCGGTGAACCGTCCGATGAAAATTGCTTCAATGCTGAACCCAGGCGCTAAAGAAGGCTTGTACCTGAAGCCAAGCATGTTCTTCTCGATTTCCAAAAACTCGAAAGCGAAGGAAGAAGCAGCTAAATTTATCAACTTCTTCGTTAACGATGCAGATGCAAACAAGCTGATTCTCGGCGAGCGTGGCGTTCCAGTATCCAGTGTTATTAAAGAAGAGCTTAAACCGCTATTGTCCCCAGAGCAAGTTCAAGTATTTGATTATGTAGCTTGGTCGGAAGAAAACAGCTCCCCAATGGATCCAGTTGATCCTATCGGTGCTATCGAAGTATTTGCATCGCTGAAAAGCTTGACGGAGCAACTGAACTACGGACAAATTTCGGCAGAGGATGCTGCTAAGAAATTTAGAAGTGAAGCAGAAAACGTTTTGAAAAAAAATAAATAA
- a CDS encoding response regulator produces MLLVDDERIILEGISQIVPWTSSGAELIGTARNGLEALTFMEEQQPDIIISDIKMPGMDGLQLVERVKELYPQIAFILLSGFSEFDYARTAMTYGVKHYLLKPCNETKITEALTEVIEELQSQLTQHQFVQTIQSELTRVLPHAKAQFLKELVTNKTYGKRDWDTYRRMFHISHETLPIRLILMQVEGMFEYEHIFALTNIAEEKLGEEIVLLSTTIGRHVLLLIQETEQQEQLFSRLSGMKCTFTDFYKLETTIAVSGAGEITDARKMYRETLECLNFRFHVGEGAIITPQDLSTAAAARLSSFDYDEEQLGMELKAGNWEAASEELGRFFQLLADQRMDTVLTKSYVIPLFVSIARQSTPERLNDYLQMLARLDELETLKAIEAFVSQAAKDICEANFDSFSSKQSTVIKKMIEVIASNIADPALSLNWVANEILYMNADYLGKLFKKETGERFSAYVMKLRVEKAMEEIVRTEDVRVFELAERFGFGDNPQYFSQVFKKHTGYTPSDYKRSL; encoded by the coding sequence GTGCTGTTAGTAGACGATGAACGTATTATTTTGGAAGGGATTTCACAAATTGTACCGTGGACAAGCTCTGGGGCAGAGTTAATCGGCACAGCCAGAAATGGCCTGGAAGCGTTGACTTTCATGGAAGAACAACAGCCTGATATTATTATTTCAGATATTAAGATGCCAGGCATGGATGGTCTTCAGCTCGTAGAACGGGTGAAAGAGCTGTATCCCCAAATTGCATTCATTTTGCTTTCTGGGTTTAGTGAATTTGACTATGCACGTACTGCGATGACTTATGGGGTCAAGCATTATCTGCTTAAGCCTTGTAATGAGACGAAGATTACGGAGGCGCTTACTGAAGTTATCGAAGAACTCCAGTCGCAGCTCACGCAGCATCAATTCGTTCAAACGATTCAAAGCGAGCTGACCAGAGTGCTTCCTCATGCGAAAGCGCAATTTCTTAAAGAGCTGGTTACGAATAAAACATATGGCAAGCGCGATTGGGATACGTACCGCAGGATGTTTCATATTTCGCATGAGACTTTGCCAATCAGACTCATATTGATGCAGGTGGAAGGAATGTTTGAATACGAGCATATTTTTGCGCTGACGAACATTGCCGAGGAAAAGCTTGGCGAGGAGATTGTTCTGCTTAGTACAACGATTGGTCGTCACGTCCTGCTGCTTATTCAGGAAACGGAGCAGCAGGAGCAGCTGTTCTCCCGGCTATCGGGCATGAAGTGCACCTTCACTGATTTTTATAAGCTTGAAACGACGATTGCCGTCAGCGGCGCCGGAGAAATTACCGATGCACGCAAAATGTACCGTGAGACGCTTGAATGCCTGAACTTCCGCTTTCATGTAGGGGAGGGGGCGATTATTACGCCACAGGATCTTTCAACCGCAGCAGCGGCGCGGCTTTCGAGCTTTGACTATGACGAGGAGCAGCTCGGCATGGAGCTTAAAGCGGGAAACTGGGAAGCAGCGAGCGAGGAACTGGGCCGTTTTTTTCAATTGCTCGCCGATCAGCGCATGGATACGGTGCTGACGAAATCATATGTCATTCCGCTCTTCGTTTCAATTGCTCGGCAAAGTACACCGGAACGCTTAAACGATTATTTGCAAATGCTGGCACGACTTGATGAGCTGGAGACGCTGAAGGCTATTGAAGCTTTCGTGAGCCAGGCGGCTAAAGACATCTGCGAGGCGAATTTTGATTCATTTTCCAGCAAGCAATCGACGGTTATTAAAAAGATGATTGAGGTTATCGCATCGAACATAGCTGATCCGGCATTGTCACTCAACTGGGTAGCCAATGAAATTTTATATATGAATGCTGATTATTTAGGAAAACTATTCAAAAAAGAAACGGGCGAGCGTTTTTCAGCCTACGTCATGAAGCTGCGTGTGGAGAAGGCGATGGAGGAAATTGTGCGGACGGAGGACGTTAGAGTATTCGAGCTGGCGGAGCGTTTCGGCTTCGGTGATAACCCGCAATATTTCAGCCAAGTTTTTAAAAAACATACCGGCTACACGCCATCCGACTACAAGAGATCACTATAA